In one window of Rhizobium sp. ACO-34A DNA:
- a CDS encoding 30S ribosomal protein S7, protein MSRRHSAEKREINPDPKFGDLVVTKFMNAIMLHGKKSVAESIVYGAFDSVQGKLKQEPLGVFHQALDNIAPHVEVRSRRVGGATYQVPVDVRPERRQALAIRWLIAAARKRNETTMIDRLCGELMDAANNRGSAVKKREDTHKMADANRAFSHYRW, encoded by the coding sequence GAAATCAATCCGGATCCGAAGTTCGGCGATCTCGTTGTCACCAAGTTCATGAACGCCATCATGCTTCACGGCAAGAAGTCCGTCGCCGAAAGCATCGTTTACGGCGCGTTCGATTCGGTTCAGGGCAAGCTGAAGCAGGAGCCGCTCGGTGTCTTCCATCAGGCGCTCGATAACATCGCGCCGCATGTTGAAGTTCGCTCCCGCCGCGTCGGTGGTGCGACCTACCAGGTTCCGGTAGATGTTCGCCCCGAGCGTCGTCAGGCTCTTGCCATCCGTTGGCTCATCGCTGCTGCCCGCAAGCGCAACGAGACCACCATGATCGATCGCCTCTGCGGCGAACTCATGGACGCCGCCAACAACCGTGGCTCTGCTGTCAAGAAGCGTGAAGACACGCACAAGATGGCTGACGCGAACCGCGCCTTCTCGCATTACCGCTGGTAA